The sequence CGTCGCGCCGTTCACGCCACATAATAGCTGCATCCACATTAGCGCCGGACTCGGCATTTGGTTCTGCGTAATAAAGGAGAgggaaatattttaatgtaataataacaatattgGACGGATATGTGGGTTTTAAGCGTTCTAtgcatttaatatttcttattttctacgTCCCCATTTcggtttcttttgttttatgctTTTAATTTGAATCTCTTTGAAACGCTTCAACCAGTGTTGATACTTATTTGCAGTACATTTCTTTGCCGCGTTCATACAAGTTTGTGTACAATGTTTTAATGCGCATTTGAATTAATTAGGTTTCTTAAACATTAGGTACAATGGTTCTTGAACGTGAAATGCTATTGCATACTTAACATTTTATATACGcagcgaaaagaaaaaagaattgttttaataaaaatgcaaatttataattaatgtcAGCTGCAAATAAAATACAGACACTAGTTGCTGCAGTTTTGTTATAAtgcttatttttaattcacttcCTAGTTTACTTACCTGCCAACATTGAAACTACACTAAGTAGAATCTTTTCCACGCTTTGCACGGGGCTCCAACGTTCAGCAGATAATTCGTAGCCCATGGGATCATCGCCAGGCGCATGTAATATTGATATGCAAACACGTCCATCAGCAAAAACtggacaaaaaaaatagttcaagtTATTACGTTACCATGAATTATACAACAAAGCacgtcaaaattataaaatttataaaaataatccactcTTCCAAACGCAAGAGGGGGATTCTGCTGTTTCCGTGGCGCCGCAATCTTATGGCGGATTCTTATAGAACTCgacaaaataaaacgaaatgaaagagtaaaattttttgatatctcgcttagttttcgagttattgaataaaaatactgtggcttgcgtagccggagttggactgatgagggttatttttttgaagcgcggccgaaggcggcccacgcgaaaagaagtactacgcaaaaatacggtgcaTTGCGTAGGCGaagtcggactgatgagggttatttttttgaagcacggccgaaggccgcccacgcgaaaaggagttctacgcaaaaatactgtggattgtgtagccggagttggactgatgagggttatttttttgaagcgcgggaTATTGACAAATTGTACTCCTATATTTTGTCTTATCTCGCCgaattctatcgaaactgaagaaaaaattattattattattattttttatttaatttctcgaaaactaagcgagatatcaaaaaattttactctttcatttcgttttcttttgtcgAGTTCTATAAGAATCCGCCATTAAATTGCGGCGCCACGGAAACAGCAGTATTGCCCGCAAGTGTGGCTTTAACTCCTTAAacgaactcaaaaaaaaaaaaaaaatcaaggggATGCTGATGGAGTGATAGTCTCCGATTGTGTATAAAATTGTTCttcaaaatttgatttaatagGTTTCTTATAAACCCACGGTTTATGAAGCATCTAAGCGTTGGTGATATTATATACTTACTATTGGGGTGAAACATGTCACAGGTAAATTTCATTTTAGGTGGGCTCAGCGGATAGTCAGGCGGAAATATAAGACGAGCTGGAAACACGCCACCTTCGAAACACGTTCCCTCTGGTCCGCTGTAATTGAGAATAACGGTTGCTGTTAGGTTTATTACCACACAGGCAAACTCAAATCAAAGAGCAAATATTAGCATTGATTTGCTTTTAGCTGTTATTAATAGTCTTAATTACGCGACTTACGCTATCAGCGCTTCCCATACGAAAAAGTTCTCCTCACTTACAGGCCCAGCAACGATGCCCTCCGGCGGGTCCAGAGTCAACTCTGAAAATACATAATCAATTACGCATTAAATCAtacaatttaataaacaaattacactttccatatatttatttcattggaTAAATAATTCAATTGCAAATGAAACCCACCAGCTGGTGGGGCTAGTTGACCTAACGAATTCCATTACTTACGTTTGTATTCCGCCATAAGCCTTCTCAGCGCAGACCCGGCCATTTGTCACCTCGTAATCTGCCTTGGCAGCAATAGTAACAGTCACGCACAATCCCAGAGGCTTACTCGACCCCAAATCAGTCTTTTGCTGTTCCTGTCGGTTTTGGCGGAGGCCGAGATATTCTTCGACGcactttttaatttgtatgttaCGTTTTAAATCGAATCAAATAAACTATTGCCACAcatctaattttttgttgttttgcgacTTTCtatgaatattttcagagctaAACTCTTTTGTAGTGTTTTGTTGTTTGTCAGCTTGACGGAAGTAAAGTGATGCCAGACTAATGAGAATAGCTGACAAGTCTTGAAACAATTGCACCAGATCACATAAGAAGACCGTGTATTTGGAATCGAATTTAGCAGATAAGTACGTGACGTCACCATTTTCATATTTCTGCTTTGTGATCACTAGAttgtttcttttcattttggtaTGGGTTTGTTTGCTTTCataagcaattttttaaaacgaatttgaataatttttaccgAGTCTGACAAGGTTCTTAAGATTTTGCATAATGCGTGTGTTTATGCCGTCAACAATAACTGCAGTTTTCTTCACTTACGCCATGACTTATTATTCATAGTACTTCATTGCAAAAAACATGGTGTTAAGAAAATTACTGTCAAAAATAACGACTTATATTTTTTCCCTCATAAGTGTTGTGATGCTGTGAAAAGTGAAAGCAAAGGAAGAATCAACTCTTTAAGCGGTATAAATAAAACACTTGTTGCTGTGTTCTTTCTTGTAAAGATACTTCGCTcgaatatttgtaaaatatatattttaaaacagtAAAAAACCTCCACAATATTGCATATCAATACGGCAGCAcctaaaatagcaaataaaacgACACCGAAAGTGCCGAAAGTGAGCAAAGATAAACCAggctgatataaaataaaatgtcaaattaaGAAGAGACGTCGTTCATCGCCCAAATGGTTTAGGACTCTGCTAAAAGCACAAAgctgaaaataaaatgcgagaaTATAATAGCGTTTCCGTAGCTGCTGTTGCATATTATTTGAGTTTCCGGTTTCCGTAATTTAAGTTTACTGAATTCGTCTCATTAGATACAATAATTTGTTAAGCACAGAAGAAAGCGATTTGTTTTGCAAAGTGTTTGATTGAAAACAATGATTTAGCTTAGCGAACTTAAGCTCTAATGAACAGCATTGGTCCGAAGATAATCACTCAACTTCCTGTCAAACGACATATTAGCACAATTGCGTTTGCCAAAAATATACATTCGATTTATAAGGCGAGCTATACCCTTACATGTGCCAGAATTACATAACCGGGTTATTCATTTGTATCAGCATTGGCATTCACATTAATTatcaaattagaattaaaacaaTCACCACTTAttattcaaagtaaattttacaaatgGATATTCTttggatacattttttaacCAGGATATTCACAGAAGTTTTGCAAAAGACGTGAATTCTAAGAGTCAATCGCATTCTTCGCAATTTCATCTTCCTTCTTTGAATATTTCGTTGAGTTCACTTCGTTGATATCActgccttgtttcattctgggctgacagccacatggacacggcgaaagaaaaaaaaacaaatcagcagaTTTATCGATATCTCCTCTAATggctgttcgtaaaacttgcaaatttttactggttttgcgttcatgcacttttgttttgatatttttctctttgagagggaattttcggaaattaagttactggataatttttacatgaacagacctagTATCGGCACTACAAacatcattcacaatttcagtggcCTGgattgcattttcgcctttatcaaagaaaaattgtaaaatttaccgaattttctctttgttgttgtccattgttaacaccctgtaactcacaactgaatggaacaaacaaaaaacaaca comes from Anastrepha ludens isolate Willacy chromosome 3, idAnaLude1.1, whole genome shotgun sequence and encodes:
- the LOC128857792 gene encoding ubiquitin-conjugating enzyme E2 G2; translation: MAGSALRRLMAEYKQLTLDPPEGIVAGPVSEENFFVWEALIAGPEGTCFEGGVFPARLIFPPDYPLSPPKMKFTCDMFHPNIFADGRVCISILHAPGDDPMGYELSAERWSPVQSVEKILLSVVSMLAEPNAESGANVDAAIMWRERRDEFNAIAKRLVRKTLGIPS